From the genome of Agromyces intestinalis:
TCGCAGCGGTGCCGACCGTGCTCATCGCGGGCATGCCCGCCGCGGTCGCGAACGGTATGCCGGGCGGCATCGTCTGCGTGTCGCCTGCACCGAACGGCATCGCGCAGGGCAGCGCGACCGTGATGATCGGCAAGTTCCCCGCCGCGCGCGTCGGCGACCTCACGATGCACGGCACCCCGATCGCCCCCGGCCCGGGCGCCCCCACCGTGATCATCGGCGGCTGACCCTCCCCCGTGTGCCTTTTTCAGGAGAGAACCTGCGAATCGCGCGTTTCTCAGGAGGATGGGGGCGGTTCGGCGCGGAATCGCGCAGAAACTCCTGAAAAAGGAATCGGACGGACGGACGGACGGGCCGGGCAGGGCAGGGCAGGACGGGGCAGGCTCGCGCTCAGCGCGCGGGTGCGGCCACGCCCGGCATCAGCCACGCTGCGAAGGCGGGGCCGTCGGCTTCCAGCGCCAGGCAGTCGGATGCTTCGCCGGATGCCGCGAGGCGCGCCGACCCGAACGCGACGAGCGTGCTCGCCGGCGAGGCATCCGGCTCGGCTGACCCGCCCAACTGCGGCAGCACGCCCGCCGGCGCCTCGAGCCGTGCCGCGTCGCGCGCCGCGAACACGAGCACCGAGGCATCCGCTGCTTCGCGCACGAACGCGACCGCCTCGTCGCCGACCGCGACCCACCGGATGCCGCCCGTCGCGAGCACCGGGTATTCGCGGCGCAGCCGGGCGAGCGCGCGGTAGGTGCCGAGCGTCGACGCGAGACCGGGATCGTCGCCCTCGTCGATCGCCGCCCACGGCATCGGGGTGCGGCTCGCCTCGCCGTCGACGCCGGTGAGCCCCAGCTCGTCGCCCGCCCAGATCACGGGAATGCCGGGCAGCGTCACCGCGAGACCGAACGCGACCGGCTGCGTGCCGGGCCGCGCGTTCGTCGCGAACCGCGGGGTGTCGTGCGTGTCGAGCGCGTTCATGGTCGCGAGCCGCACCCGCCACGGGAACCCGGCCGCGAACCGCAGGTGCGCGTCGACGAACTGCCGAGCCGTGAACGACGGCACCCGCCCGAGCGCGAACCCGATGCCGCCCCCGGCCGGGCTGCCCGGCCGCTGCAGCCAGCTCCAGAGCGGACGGGTGAAGGGCGCGTACGTCATCGCACCGTGCCACGCGTCGCCCTGGAAGTCGGCGGCCGCATCGTTCGTCGACTCGGCGAGCAGGATGGTGTCGGGGTTCGCTTCGAGCATGGTGCGGCGGATGGCTCGGCGCACCTCGGCGTTCAGGTCGACGTCGCCGAGCCGTCCGGTCATGTTCGCGACGTCGATGCGCCAGCCGTCGAGCGAGAAGGGCGCGCGCAGATACTTCGCGACCACCGAGTCGGGGCCCTCGACGAACCGACGCCGCAGCTCGGTCGACGACCAGTCGAACTTCGGCAGGCTCGGCACCCCCAGCCACGACTCGTACGAGCCGTCGGGCCGGAAGAAGTAGAACCCGCGCTCCGCCGCGTCGGCGCCCGAACGCACCGCGTCCTGCGCCAGACGGAACCACTCGTGCGCGTCGCCCGAGTGATTGCTCGTCAGGTCGCCGATGACCCGGATGCCCCGGGCATGCGCCGCCTCGACGAGCCGAACCAGCGCGTCGTCGCCGCCGAGCAGGTCGTCGACGCGGCCGAAGGTCGACGCGTCGTAGCGGTGGTTCGACCGCGCGGGGAACACCGGCGTCAGGTACAGCAGGTCCACCCCGAGCGAGGCGAGGTGGTCCAGCCGCTCGCGCACGCCATCGAGGTCGCCGCCGAACACCTGGTGCGAACGGCCCGGCGGCTCGGGGTCGACGGCGTCGTCCCAGTCGGCCGGG
Proteins encoded in this window:
- a CDS encoding PAAR domain-containing protein codes for the protein MPKGPALRAGDTALCSLSDGPKPHVGGPITPVAAVPTVLIAGMPAAVANGMPGGIVCVSPAPNGIAQGSATVMIGKFPAARVGDLTMHGTPIAPGPGAPTVIIGG
- a CDS encoding glycoside hydrolase family 13 protein, with amino-acid sequence MLTPHHDGSPLHVSNAAPALGEVVRVRLRVPRSAIATDGTPIGVLAWVGTRSNPNREPRFDQARLVAADVDGWDWYEASVEVENPEHGYRWLLVGADGRQHWLSQAGLSDVETRDHDDFRLVAHAPAPAWAAGSVMYQVFPDRFAKSDASPYDARRAAGDLPEWLIPADWDDAVDPEPPGRSHQVFGGDLDGVRERLDHLASLGVDLLYLTPVFPARSNHRYDASTFGRVDDLLGGDDALVRLVEAAHARGIRVIGDLTSNHSGDAHEWFRLAQDAVRSGADAAERGFYFFRPDGSYESWLGVPSLPKFDWSSTELRRRFVEGPDSVVAKYLRAPFSLDGWRIDVANMTGRLGDVDLNAEVRRAIRRTMLEANPDTILLAESTNDAAADFQGDAWHGAMTYAPFTRPLWSWLQRPGSPAGGGIGFALGRVPSFTARQFVDAHLRFAAGFPWRVRLATMNALDTHDTPRFATNARPGTQPVAFGLAVTLPGIPVIWAGDELGLTGVDGEASRTPMPWAAIDEGDDPGLASTLGTYRALARLRREYPVLATGGIRWVAVGDEAVAFVREAADASVLVFAARDAARLEAPAGVLPQLGGSAEPDASPASTLVAFGSARLAASGEASDCLALEADGPAFAAWLMPGVAAPAR